Below is a genomic region from Halobacterium sp. CBA1132.
CGAGAGCGGCGTGCGTGCCGGCGACACCGGCGCCCGAGCGTGTGCCGCCGAGCGTCGGCTGAGTGTCGGATTCCAAGTAGGGGGTGTCGATGGCGAGCGCGTCCAGTGTTTCGGCGTCGCGCGCGAGGAAGCCACCGGCGGGAATCGGCGCCTGCCCCATCTTGTGCGGGTCGATGGTCATGGTGTCCACGGGAGCGTCCGCGAAGCTCCAGTCGTGGTCCGTGAACGGGAGGACGAACCCGCCCCACGCGGCGTCGACGTGGAGGCGCGCGTCGACGTCTTCGGCGACGTCCGCGAGCGCGGGAATCGGGTCGACGCGGCCGTACTCGGTGGTGCCGGCGACGCCGACGACGAGCGCGGTGTCGTCGTCAGCGAGTTCGACGGCGGCGTCGACATCGGCGCGGTGGTCGTCGTCGGTGGGTGCGAGCCGCAACTCCACGTCGAGGACGTCGGCGGCCTTCTGGAAACTGAAGTGCGCGCTCTCGGGCGCGACGACGTTCACGTCGCCGTCGGCGAGGTTGCGGGCTGCGCGGACGGCTTGGACGTTCGCCTCGGTGCCGCCGGAGCCGACGTACCCGTGGGGGTCGTTGAGGCCGACGACCTCGCCGAGCGCGTCGACCGCTTCGGTTTCGAGGTCCGCGACCGCGGGGTAGGTCGCGGGGTCGCCGGGGTTGTCCGCGAGGAACTCCGTG
It encodes:
- the mfnA gene encoding tyrosine decarboxylase MfnA — its product is MPRAEPTHTPQDFDRVLSSMCTEPHPAAREAATEFLADNPGDPATYPAVADLETEAVDALGEVVGLNDPHGYVGSGGTEANVQAVRAARNLADGDVNVVAPESAHFSFQKAADVLDVELRLAPTDDDHRADVDAAVELADDDTALVVGVAGTTEYGRVDPIPALADVAEDVDARLHVDAAWGGFVLPFTDHDWSFADAPVDTMTIDPHKMGQAPIPAGGFLARDAETLDALAIDTPYLESDTQPTLGGTRSGAGVAGTHAALDALWRDGYRDTYEHAQANADYLADELAALGYDVVDPVLPLVAADLPDAEFGSLRDEGWRISRTGTGELRVVCMPHVTREMLDDFLADLSGVGNV